In Nymphaea colorata isolate Beijing-Zhang1983 chromosome 3, ASM883128v2, whole genome shotgun sequence, a genomic segment contains:
- the LOC116249616 gene encoding biotin carboxyl carrier protein of acetyl-CoA carboxylase 1, chloroplastic-like isoform X1, which translates to MASSASIPATSAAAAAKASSAPTSQRRLPQSTVTLRPSLRRTNLAFSAASPAAQGSHQHRTAIVNAKLNDVSVDGSATPSKSEIPKPKVKDESAKQEVSSLPVSDSSISEFMTEVASLIKLVDSRDIVELQLKQLDCELVIRKKEALPQPLTPAPMIMAQPPALQAVAPSQLPSAAPSRPAPAPAPAPPAKPTRSSHPPLKCPMAGTFYRSPAPGEPAFVKIGDKVKKGQVLCIIEAMKLMNEIEADQSGTVVDILVDDGKPVSADTPLFVIEP; encoded by the exons ATGGCGTCGTCGGCTTCGATCCCCGCGACTTCGGCCGCAGCGGCGGCGAAGGCGTCGTCAGCGCCCACATCTCAGCGCCGGCTTCCCCAGTCGACCGTCACGCTCCGACCGTCCTTGAGGAGGACGAACCTCGCGTTCTCCGCCGCGTCTCCCGCCGCTCAG GGTTCCCATCAACATCGAACTGCTATTGTTAATGCCAAGTTGAATGAC GTCTCCGTTGACGGTTCTGCTACTCCAAGCAAGTCAGAAATTCCAAAACCTAAAGTGAAGGATGAATCAGCAAAGCAGGAGGTCTCATCATTGCCAGTTTCAGATTCATCAATAAGCGAGTTCATGACTGAAGTAGCAAGCCTTATCAA GCTGGTTGATTCCAGAGATATTGTGGAATTGCAATTAAAGCAGCTTGATTGTGAGCTTGTCATAAGAAAGAAGGAAGCCTTGCCACAGCCACTAACCCCAGCTCCTATGATTATGGCACAACCACCAGCCTTGCAAGCTGTGGCTCCATCCCAATTGCCTTCTGCTGCCCCCTCAAGacctgcacctgcacctgcacctgcacctCCTGCCAAACCTACCCGATCATCTCATCCACCTTTGAAATGTCCAATGGCTGGAACATTTTACCGTAGTCCAGCACCTGGTGAACCAGCATTTGTCAAG ATTGGAGATAAGGTGAAGAAAGGACAAGTCCTCTGCATCATTGAAGCAATGAAACTGATGAATGAGATTGAA GCTGATCAATCTGGAACAGTGGTTGATATCCTCGTGGATGATGGTAAACCTGTCAGTGCAGACACG CCTTTGTTTGTGATTGAGCCATGA
- the LOC116249873 gene encoding agmatine coumaroyltransferase-2-like has translation MEWPNRLVYSTSSSPPSPGPRQQKMKINRNSSRLLKPSYQTPIQPPTNVLMPLSPFDTVTNQTHIGILYAYRPPNPSNEAIEQGLRRVLAEYREFAGRLIFNDNGHQCILLNDKGMRFIEATSDSPLGSSIDKPSPYYLDLHPDITGIEELAQVQLTRFACGSMVVGITTHHAVSDGLAASYFFVAWGQTVRDGLPVQPLPLHDRSIFIPRNPPFCQFEHSNIEYMAHQGKAKHQELQHTIVMERAHFPSAFLEKLKSKASGDNPCDKPYTTFECLTAHLWRKITRVRNLEGELTTKIRIAVNGRFRMRKPTVPMRYLGNVVLWAWPHSKVKDLLCKPVVHAARLIHDAVARVDDDYFRSFIDFSNLKEKMEGLVPRACGGDVVLSPDLKVSSWMRIPFYEMDFGTNPPHLFVTSYVRVEGFLHIVPSFTGIGDVDVFVSLFDKDMGSFIDGLYYLD, from the coding sequence ATGGAATGGCCCAATCGCCTAGTTTATAGCACATCTTCCTCCCCGCCATCACCAGGTCCGAGGCAACAGAAAATGAAGATCAATAGAAACAGCTCAAGGCTCCTCAAGCCAAGCTATCAAACCCCAATCCAACCTCCTACCAACGTCTTGATGCCTCTAAGCCCCTTCGATACCGTCACAAATCAGACCCATATTGGCATCTTGTATGCCTACAGACCACCCAACCCATCAAACGAAGCCATCGAGCAAGGGCTCCGCCGGGTTCTTGCTGAGTACAGAGAGTTTGCCGGCCGCCTCATTTTCAATGACAATGGCCACCAATGCATCCTTCTCAATGACAAGGGTATGCGCTTCATCGAAGCTACCTCTGACTCCCCTCTCGGTAGCTCCATCGACAAGCCATCTCCATACTACCTTGACCTGCACCCAGATATCACGGGCATAGAGGAGTTGGCTCAGGTGCAGCTTACCAGGTTTGCTTGTGGTTCTATGGTGGTGGGCATCACCACGCACCACGCAGTCTCGGATGGGCTTGCGGCCAGCTATTTCTTCGTAGCATGGGGCCAAACTGTGCGAGACGGCCTCCCTGTTCAACCTCTGCCACTACATGACCGCTCCATCTTCATCCCTCGCAACCCTCCTTTCTGTCAGTTTGAACATAGCAACATTGAGTATATGGCCCATCAAGGAAAGGCTAAGCACCAAGAACTACAACACACTATTGTGATGGAAAGGGCACACTTCCCTTCTGCATTTTTAGAGAAACTCAAGTCCAAAGCCTCTGGTGACAATCCTTGTGATAAGCCGTACACTACTTTTGAGTGCCTTACTGCCCACCTATGGAGGAAGATCACCCGTGTTAGGAATCTAGAAGGGGAGTTGACTACAAAAATAAGGATTGCAGTGAACGGTCGCTTTAGAATGAGGAAACCTACTGTGCCCATGAGGTACTTGGGAAATGTAGTGCTGTGGGCTTGGCCTCATTCTAAGGTGAAAGACCTCTTGTGCAAGCCAGTGGTGCATGCAGCTAGGCTCATACATGATGCAGTGGCTCGAGTCGATGATGACTACTTCAGGTCATTCATAGACTTCTCAAACTTGAAGGAAAAGATGGAAGGGCTAGTGCCAAGAGCGTGTGGGGGAGACGTGGTGTTGAGCCCCGACTTGAAAGTGTCCTCCTGGATGAGAATCCCCTTCTATGAGATGGACTTTGGTACAAACCCCCCTCACCTCTTTGTAACTTCGTATGTGAGAGTAGAAGGGTTCTTGCATATCGTGCCTTCCTTCACTGGCATTGGAGATGTTGAtgtctttgtttctctctttgaCAAGGACATGGGATCCTTCATAGATGGACTGTATTATTTAGATTAG
- the LOC116249952 gene encoding agmatine coumaroyltransferase-2-like, whose protein sequence is MKINRESSRLLKPTYYTPTHPPTDALIPLSPFDNVTFQTNVSFLYAFKPPNPSNEVIEQGLRRLLAEYREFAGRLTFDGKGRQCILLNDEGIRFVEATSGSPLGSLMDKPSPYYLDLHPHSTAIEEALFQVHLTRFSCSSLVVGCTVHHAVSDALSLSLFLTAWAQTLCLWFLGGGLHRPPCSLDVQSLSHFLIAGGQTVRDGIPVLPLPLHDRSIFVPHNPPHFQFQHSEIEYAAHHRTAKHPELQHTIVMEGAHFSSEFLAKFKSKASGEYPYDKPYTALPVNGCFRMRSPTVPMSYLGNQVLWAWPRSKVKDLLSKPVGHAARLIHDAVARVDEDYIRSFIDFSSSKEKMEALMPSAYGRDVVLSPNLEVSSWLNIPFYDMDCGTNSPYLFVPSYERVEGFLHIVPSSTGVGDVDAFVSLFDKDMGSFIDALYYLD, encoded by the exons ATGAAGATCAATAGAGAGAGCTCAAGGCTGCTCAAGCCAACCTATTATACCCCAACCCACCCTCCTACTGATGCCTTGATCCCACTGAGCCCCTTTGATAATGTCACATTTCAGACCAATGTTAGCTTCTTGTATGCCTTCAAACCTCCCAACCCATCAAATGAAGTCATTGAACAAGGGCTCCGCCGGCTTCTTGCCGAGTACAGAGAGTTCGCCGGCCGCCTTACTTTCGATGGCAAGGGTCGTCAGTGTATCCTTCTCAATGACGAGGGCATTCGCTTCGTCGAAGCTACTTCCGGCTCCCCTCTTGGTAGCTTGATGGACAAGCCATCTCCATACTACCTCGACTTGCACCCACATAGCACGGCCATAGAGGAGGCATTGTTTCAGGTGCACCTCACCAGGTTTTCTTGTAGTTCCTTAGTGGTGGGCTGCACCGTCCACCATGCAGTCTCGGATGCGCTGTCTCTCAGCCTTTTCCTCACAGCATGGGCCCAAACT CTTTGCTTGTGGTTCCTTGGTGGTGGGCTGCACCGTCCACCATGCAGTTTGGATGTGCAGTCTCTCAGCCATTTCCTTATAGCAGGGGGCCAAACTGTGCGCGATGGCATCCCAGTTCTTCCACTCCCACTGCATGACCGCTCCATCTTCGTCCCTCACAACCCTCCTCACTTTCAGTTTCAACACAGCGAGATTGAGTATGCAGCCCATCATCGGACCGCCAAACACCCAGAGCTACAACACACTATTGTGATGGAAGGGGCACACTTTTCTTCTGAATTTTTAGCCAAATTCAAGTCCAAGGCCTCTGGTGAATATCCTTATGATAAGCCTTACACTGC ACTACCGGTGAACGGTTGCTTTAGAATGAGGAGTCCTACTGTGCCCATGAGCTACTTGGGCAATCAGGTGCTATGGGCTTGGCCTCGCTCAAAGGTGAAAGACCTATTGTCCAAGCCAGTGGGGCATGCAGCTAGGCTCATACATGATGCAGTGGCTCGAGTCGACGAAGACTACATCAGGTCATTCATCGACTTCTCAAGCTCGAAGGAAAAGATGGAAGCGCTGATGCCAAGCGCTTATGGGAGAGACGTGGTGTTGAGCCCCAACTTGGAAGTGTCCTCCTGGTTGAATATCCCCTTCTATGACATGGACTGTGGTACAAACTCCCCTTACCTCTTTGTACCTTCATATGAGAGAGTAGAAGGGTTTTTGCATATCGTGCCTTCCTCCACTGGCGTTGGAGATGTTGATGCCTTTGTTTCTCTGTTTGACAAGGACATGGGATCCTTCATAGATGCACTGTATTATTTAGATTAG
- the LOC116249616 gene encoding biotin carboxyl carrier protein of acetyl-CoA carboxylase 1, chloroplastic-like isoform X2, with translation MASSASIPATSAAAAAKASSAPTSQRRLPQSTVTLRPSLRRTNLAFSAASPAAQVSVDGSATPSKSEIPKPKVKDESAKQEVSSLPVSDSSISEFMTEVASLIKLVDSRDIVELQLKQLDCELVIRKKEALPQPLTPAPMIMAQPPALQAVAPSQLPSAAPSRPAPAPAPAPPAKPTRSSHPPLKCPMAGTFYRSPAPGEPAFVKIGDKVKKGQVLCIIEAMKLMNEIEADQSGTVVDILVDDGKPVSADTPLFVIEP, from the exons ATGGCGTCGTCGGCTTCGATCCCCGCGACTTCGGCCGCAGCGGCGGCGAAGGCGTCGTCAGCGCCCACATCTCAGCGCCGGCTTCCCCAGTCGACCGTCACGCTCCGACCGTCCTTGAGGAGGACGAACCTCGCGTTCTCCGCCGCGTCTCCCGCCGCTCAG GTCTCCGTTGACGGTTCTGCTACTCCAAGCAAGTCAGAAATTCCAAAACCTAAAGTGAAGGATGAATCAGCAAAGCAGGAGGTCTCATCATTGCCAGTTTCAGATTCATCAATAAGCGAGTTCATGACTGAAGTAGCAAGCCTTATCAA GCTGGTTGATTCCAGAGATATTGTGGAATTGCAATTAAAGCAGCTTGATTGTGAGCTTGTCATAAGAAAGAAGGAAGCCTTGCCACAGCCACTAACCCCAGCTCCTATGATTATGGCACAACCACCAGCCTTGCAAGCTGTGGCTCCATCCCAATTGCCTTCTGCTGCCCCCTCAAGacctgcacctgcacctgcacctgcacctCCTGCCAAACCTACCCGATCATCTCATCCACCTTTGAAATGTCCAATGGCTGGAACATTTTACCGTAGTCCAGCACCTGGTGAACCAGCATTTGTCAAG ATTGGAGATAAGGTGAAGAAAGGACAAGTCCTCTGCATCATTGAAGCAATGAAACTGATGAATGAGATTGAA GCTGATCAATCTGGAACAGTGGTTGATATCCTCGTGGATGATGGTAAACCTGTCAGTGCAGACACG CCTTTGTTTGTGATTGAGCCATGA